The Candidatus Brocadia sp. genome includes a window with the following:
- the epsI gene encoding EpsI family protein, whose amino-acid sequence MNTNKKGLITIIILLSAIIYCFGFHKTKKYESLNILSELKIPLEISGWQGSDVEQEWNKNEEYNFISQALDREYVNMDGKNLFLLILDAGNFHNPKVCVNGSGFKVIELNDSEFHVLNRSFQAHSLYAEKDADRFLIIYWICIDKNIVDWTGQKIKRLWLSLIDKKSAGLMIRLDIPTKEDSIEDAFRLAKEFIADFGQAISPEQAGYIFGNPVTFSGLPLQ is encoded by the coding sequence ATGAATACAAATAAAAAGGGATTAATAACTATCATAATCTTGTTATCCGCTATTATTTATTGCTTCGGCTTTCACAAGACAAAAAAATATGAAAGCCTGAATATACTTTCTGAATTAAAGATACCATTAGAAATTAGCGGGTGGCAAGGATCGGATGTAGAACAAGAATGGAATAAAAATGAAGAATATAATTTTATTAGCCAGGCATTGGATCGTGAATATGTGAATATGGACGGTAAAAATCTTTTTTTGCTTATACTGGATGCGGGCAATTTTCATAATCCAAAGGTATGTGTTAATGGTTCCGGCTTTAAAGTAATAGAATTAAATGACTCTGAGTTTCATGTATTAAATCGTAGCTTTCAGGCACATAGTCTTTATGCCGAAAAAGATGCTGACCGATTTTTAATAATTTATTGGATTTGTATTGATAAAAATATTGTTGATTGGACAGGACAAAAAATAAAACGGTTATGGCTCTCATTGATTGACAAAAAAAGCGCAGGTCTCATGATCCGACTTGATATACCTACGAAAGAAGATAGTATTGAGGATGCTTTCAGATTGGCAAAAGAGTTTATCGCAGATTTTGGTCAGGCAATCTCTCCAGAGCAGGCAGGATATATTTTTGGAAATCCAGTGACATTTTCTGGTTTACCTCTCCAATAA
- the xrt gene encoding exosortase, with the protein MIHYIIWILIALLYTPVFSVLYRSRWKISDYTHAYFILPVFFWLVWRKRTLLRESIQKIRPSNNFFGLSILLLGISMFIFGWRQDYLFVTTLSLLPVLYGLIRYLYGLNITKIVSFPLFYLILLVPIPVGIVDNITLPVRYGLTIVTETILKLFHYPIAREGLLLSIGESELFMGQPCSGFRSIVTMFSLSLVYVYISKGSLYRKSMLVSSIVPLAMAGNLIRIITLCLITYHFGEEAGQGFFHNFSGIVIFVFIILGLIGLEYSLERYKIIR; encoded by the coding sequence ATGATTCATTATATAATTTGGATATTAATTGCATTGCTTTATACCCCGGTTTTTTCAGTCCTTTATCGTTCACGTTGGAAGATTTCTGATTATACGCACGCCTATTTTATTCTGCCTGTGTTCTTTTGGCTTGTGTGGCGTAAACGTACACTCTTAAGAGAGTCCATTCAAAAGATTAGACCAAGCAATAACTTCTTTGGCCTTTCTATCCTTCTTTTAGGAATTTCTATGTTTATCTTTGGTTGGCGGCAGGACTATTTATTTGTTACTACACTTTCTTTACTTCCCGTTTTATACGGGCTGATAAGGTATCTTTATGGATTAAATATAACAAAGATAGTATCCTTTCCTCTTTTTTATCTAATACTTTTAGTCCCTATTCCCGTCGGAATCGTGGATAACATTACCCTGCCTGTGCGATATGGTCTTACCATAGTAACAGAAACGATCCTGAAGCTTTTTCATTACCCGATCGCAAGGGAAGGTCTTTTATTATCCATTGGCGAGAGCGAGTTGTTTATGGGACAACCATGCAGTGGGTTTCGCTCTATTGTGACCATGTTTTCCCTATCTTTGGTTTATGTATACATAAGTAAGGGTAGTTTATACAGGAAAAGCATGCTTGTTTCTTCCATAGTTCCCCTTGCGATGGCAGGTAATCTTATTCGTATTATAACATTATGCCTTATTACATATCATTTTGGTGAAGAAGCTGGTCAAGGATTTTTCCATAATTTTAGCGGGATTGTAATATTTGTGTTTATCATTTTAGGATTAATTGGATTGGAATATTCGCTTGAAAGATACAAGATAATAAGATGA
- a CDS encoding cytochrome c family protein codes for MRLYFKFVWCFIFSLFLFSLNVSYASDPREWSPTWKLPPGQRPENVVDLPITVPGDVRISQFFSPISCGACHPEIFKMWSGSTHANAWRNPLFQALYNLGKKTAEGESEKRNIESCVRCHFPIGHSGAEASLPLDDEKGGVICDFCHSVRATTGIGNAPYILSPGNAAAMEGGTKYGPFNDSPDTIHKNQYSELHTRSEFCGGCHDVSHAGNNLPIEQTYTEWRQGPYNTGDPKTTVHCQDCHMRQRPGFPCTGSTDRPDNPGFASPEIMGGKKRPHIWTHYFVGGSVTSVSLPPGSELQPQMAVERLKNAAILEVSVNPAPKKGDLLKFQINIKNTGAGHYIPTGLTEMRQVWLNVSVTDAEDKIIYQSGKVDEKGNIDTNATIYHTVFGNEKGEPTLHVWAATHIISDNRIPPKGKKEEHFICLLPNDVKSPLKIKAVLHYRSAPQDVVDALLGEKSIKLPVIDMAEISTEIHL; via the coding sequence ATGCGTTTATATTTCAAGTTTGTATGGTGTTTCATATTTAGTTTATTTCTTTTTTCTTTGAACGTGTCCTATGCAAGTGATCCCAGGGAATGGTCTCCCACATGGAAGCTTCCTCCGGGGCAGAGACCGGAAAATGTCGTCGACCTGCCTATTACAGTTCCGGGAGACGTAAGGATAAGTCAATTCTTCAGTCCTATCTCTTGTGGCGCCTGTCATCCTGAAATCTTCAAAATGTGGAGTGGTTCAACCCATGCGAATGCTTGGAGAAATCCACTCTTTCAAGCCCTTTATAACTTAGGGAAAAAAACGGCAGAAGGAGAATCTGAAAAGCGTAACATAGAATCTTGTGTCCGCTGTCACTTTCCCATTGGCCACAGCGGAGCAGAAGCCAGCCTTCCTCTCGATGATGAAAAGGGAGGTGTTATCTGCGATTTTTGCCATTCCGTTAGGGCAACCACTGGCATTGGAAATGCGCCATACATATTAAGTCCAGGCAATGCCGCTGCCATGGAAGGTGGTACGAAATACGGGCCATTCAACGATTCTCCTGATACCATCCACAAAAATCAGTATTCTGAGTTACACACACGCTCGGAGTTTTGCGGGGGTTGCCATGATGTGTCTCACGCGGGAAACAATCTTCCCATCGAACAAACTTACACTGAATGGCGGCAAGGTCCGTATAATACAGGTGATCCCAAAACAACGGTACATTGCCAGGATTGCCACATGAGGCAACGACCGGGTTTTCCCTGTACCGGTAGCACAGACAGACCGGATAACCCTGGTTTTGCATCACCCGAAATTATGGGAGGTAAAAAACGTCCCCATATTTGGACTCACTATTTTGTTGGAGGAAGTGTCACCTCTGTATCCCTGCCTCCCGGCTCGGAGTTGCAGCCACAAATGGCGGTTGAGAGATTGAAGAACGCTGCAATTTTGGAAGTATCTGTGAATCCTGCCCCCAAAAAAGGTGATTTGCTAAAATTCCAGATCAATATAAAAAACACGGGAGCAGGACATTATATACCCACCGGACTTACCGAGATGCGGCAGGTATGGTTAAATGTTTCGGTAACCGATGCAGAAGATAAGATTATTTACCAAAGCGGGAAAGTGGACGAAAAAGGGAATATTGATACGAATGCTACTATTTATCATACCGTGTTTGGAAATGAAAAGGGAGAACCGACACTTCACGTATGGGCTGCAACACATATCATATCCGACAACCGGATTCCCCCAAAAGGTAAAAAGGAAGAGCATTTTATTTGCTTGCTTCCCAATGACGTCAAATCTCCATTAAAGATAAAGGCCGTGTTACATTACCGAAGCGCACCCCAGGATGTTGTGGATGCACTTTTGGGAGAAAAGTCTATAAAACTTCCGGTAATCGACATGGCTGAAATATCAACTGAAATACACTTGTGA
- a CDS encoding ComEA family DNA-binding protein: MHTIRKSFVTAVLMLVIGFICQARICFSAVVIEGKVNINTATEDQIALLPGIGPKLATEIVNYRTNNGNFKAIDDIKKVGGVGDKKFEKVKNFVAVEGDNTIKSTKMVKGEKGQKQEKERNNP, encoded by the coding sequence ATGCACACAATTCGTAAATCTTTTGTGACAGCTGTGCTTATGCTTGTGATTGGTTTTATTTGTCAAGCAAGAATTTGCTTTTCTGCTGTGGTGATAGAAGGAAAGGTAAATATTAATACAGCTACCGAAGATCAGATTGCATTATTGCCTGGTATTGGACCCAAGCTGGCTACGGAAATTGTAAACTACAGGACAAATAATGGTAATTTCAAAGCGATTGATGACATTAAAAAGGTAGGTGGCGTAGGCGATAAAAAATTTGAGAAGGTCAAAAATTTTGTTGCAGTAGAGGGAGATAACACAATAAAGTCAACAAAGATGGTAAAGGGCGAAAAAGGGCAAAAGCAAGAAAAGGAAAGAAATAACCCCTAA
- a CDS encoding ATP-dependent Clp protease proteolytic subunit — MVNSKNTHGALFVPYVVEKTGYGERHYDIFSRLLKDRIIFIGSAIEDTLSNLVIAQILFLQNENKNQDINIYINSPGGSITAGLAIYDTMQFVQCDVATFCIGQAYSMAAILLAGGTKGKRYGLPHTRIMLHQPWGGMRGTATDISIQAEEILRMKKCLNEILVKHTGQPLERIEADVDRDFYMSSQEAKAYGLVDEVIESLRDKKK; from the coding sequence GTGGTAAATTCCAAGAACACGCATGGCGCGCTTTTTGTGCCATATGTTGTTGAAAAGACTGGCTATGGCGAGAGGCATTACGATATATTTTCAAGATTGCTGAAAGACCGTATCATCTTTATTGGCTCGGCTATCGAGGACACCTTATCTAACCTGGTGATAGCACAAATACTATTTCTCCAAAATGAAAACAAAAATCAGGATATCAATATTTACATCAATTCCCCGGGCGGATCAATTACAGCTGGTCTGGCTATTTACGACACCATGCAATTTGTTCAATGTGATGTCGCAACCTTTTGTATTGGTCAGGCTTATAGCATGGCCGCTATCCTCCTCGCTGGTGGGACAAAAGGAAAAAGATATGGCCTTCCCCATACGCGTATTATGCTCCATCAGCCATGGGGTGGCATGAGAGGCACCGCGACGGACATTAGTATTCAAGCAGAAGAAATACTGCGGATGAAAAAATGTCTAAATGAAATTCTTGTAAAACATACAGGACAACCGTTGGAACGTATTGAAGCAGATGTTGATCGTGATTTTTATATGTCTTCGCAAGAGGCAAAAGCATACGGTCTTGTCGATGAGGTAATAGAATCTTTACGAGATAAAAAGAAATAA
- the tig gene encoding trigger factor, whose amino-acid sequence MNVTIEDAGPCKKIIKFEVPKETIEIEFEKKTIEVCGTIELPGFRKGHAPRKLVEKRFGTQIKDEVKQSVVSDCYQKTLEEQKLSPVGNPKFSEIELEMGKPLMFDVTLEVWPSFEINQYRGLKLKKKAASVTDEEMQKVLMDIALRKAQLTVVKDGKVEKGDHIIGDCKVEVNGNIVFEDDDVEIPVVTGIQVANTTIQDLDTKLENMKSGEECKIDVKLSDNFAKEEYRGKDAKVWLKIKEIKRLIPPDFNDDFAKTMGFDSLEDLKSNIRKRIETDKKRWVEDDLKNQVLDVLLDQTKFELPQDFLNYHTDQRVYKHQLDLLNRGIPLEEIQKQTDAIKNASAESVMRELKASLIMNYIAEKEKMFVTENEVEQQIADIARAYNTDTARVRKQLERQGNLSYLRNDMRENKVMNFLLKVANIEE is encoded by the coding sequence ATGAATGTAACGATTGAAGATGCGGGGCCTTGTAAAAAAATTATAAAATTTGAAGTACCAAAGGAAACTATTGAAATCGAATTTGAAAAGAAGACCATAGAGGTTTGTGGTACCATAGAGTTACCTGGTTTCAGAAAAGGGCATGCACCGCGAAAATTGGTTGAGAAGCGGTTTGGAACGCAGATTAAAGATGAGGTAAAACAATCGGTTGTTAGTGACTGTTACCAAAAAACACTTGAGGAGCAGAAACTAAGCCCCGTGGGTAATCCCAAATTTAGTGAAATAGAACTGGAAATGGGAAAGCCGCTTATGTTTGATGTGACATTAGAGGTATGGCCATCTTTTGAGATCAATCAATACAGGGGTCTGAAATTGAAGAAAAAAGCGGCCAGCGTAACTGACGAAGAAATGCAAAAAGTATTAATGGATATAGCCCTTCGAAAGGCGCAACTTACTGTCGTTAAAGATGGAAAGGTGGAGAAGGGAGATCACATTATTGGTGATTGTAAAGTAGAGGTTAACGGAAATATTGTGTTTGAAGATGACGATGTTGAAATTCCTGTTGTGACCGGTATTCAGGTTGCGAATACAACGATACAGGATTTAGATACAAAATTGGAAAACATGAAGTCTGGTGAAGAGTGCAAAATTGATGTGAAACTATCTGACAATTTTGCTAAAGAAGAGTATCGGGGAAAAGATGCGAAAGTATGGCTTAAGATAAAAGAAATCAAACGTCTAATTCCACCGGATTTTAACGATGATTTTGCGAAGACAATGGGATTCGATTCTTTAGAAGATTTAAAATCCAATATTCGCAAACGGATTGAAACTGATAAAAAGAGATGGGTTGAAGACGATTTGAAGAATCAGGTACTCGATGTCCTTTTGGATCAAACGAAGTTTGAGTTGCCACAAGATTTTTTGAATTATCATACAGACCAAAGGGTGTACAAGCATCAATTGGATTTATTAAACAGGGGCATTCCTTTGGAAGAAATTCAAAAGCAAACGGATGCAATTAAAAATGCATCTGCAGAATCGGTAATGCGGGAACTCAAAGCTTCTCTTATCATGAATTATATTGCTGAAAAGGAGAAGATGTTTGTTACTGAAAATGAGGTAGAACAGCAAATTGCTGATATTGCACGAGCGTATAATACAGATACGGCGCGAGTTCGCAAGCAGTTGGAACGCCAGGGGAATCTGTCCTATTTGAGAAACGATATGCGCGAAAATAAAGTGATGAATTTCCTCCTCAAGGTGGCCAATATTGAAGAATAA